A single region of the Salipaludibacillus sp. LMS25 genome encodes:
- the proB gene encoding glutamate 5-kinase yields the protein MARKRLVIKIGSSSLTTKDGQLSIDNINHYTRMIADLKRRGHDIILISSGAVAAGFTRLGYPARPVTVAGKQAAAAVGQNLLMQAYADCFSKEQLVAAQLLLTRHDFVEEEQYRNAFNTLDELLKRHVIPIINENDSIAVDELTFGDNDMLSALVSGFVHADQLIILTDIDGIYDANPIENPHATKYSHLTGVSDQLMASASGSSSKVGTGGMKSKLEAARTAHMMGVPVFIGTAAEEQSLVQVVKGNGSGTYLYPHSLKVMKNKQQWLAFHSLSSGKIIIDDGAEKAVLKRGKSLLPVGIKEVEGHFSSGAVVDVFNENGRLIGRGKINYDAGDLLKILDCIDGIGGVKQREAIHRDQWFSIL from the coding sequence GTGGCTCGAAAACGACTGGTTATTAAAATCGGCAGTAGTTCATTAACAACTAAAGATGGGCAATTATCCATAGACAATATCAACCATTACACGAGGATGATCGCTGATCTGAAACGTCGAGGGCATGATATAATATTAATTTCCTCTGGGGCTGTCGCAGCAGGCTTCACGAGGCTTGGTTACCCAGCTAGGCCTGTTACAGTTGCAGGTAAACAAGCTGCCGCTGCTGTCGGCCAAAATTTATTAATGCAAGCATATGCTGATTGTTTTTCAAAAGAACAACTCGTAGCAGCTCAGTTGCTCCTTACAAGACATGATTTTGTTGAAGAAGAGCAATATCGTAATGCTTTTAATACGTTGGATGAGCTTTTAAAACGTCACGTGATTCCTATCATTAACGAAAATGACTCCATCGCTGTTGATGAACTGACATTTGGTGATAACGATATGTTATCTGCCCTAGTCAGTGGTTTCGTTCACGCTGATCAACTCATTATTCTAACGGATATCGATGGTATTTACGATGCCAACCCAATTGAAAACCCTCATGCTACAAAATATAGTCACTTAACTGGCGTGAGTGATCAATTGATGGCCAGTGCCTCTGGCTCCTCATCAAAAGTTGGGACCGGAGGCATGAAGTCTAAACTTGAAGCTGCTAGAACAGCTCACATGATGGGTGTCCCTGTTTTCATTGGCACTGCTGCAGAAGAACAGTCATTAGTTCAGGTTGTAAAAGGTAACGGTAGTGGTACGTATCTTTACCCCCACTCATTAAAAGTAATGAAGAATAAACAGCAATGGCTCGCTTTCCATTCACTTTCTTCAGGGAAAATCATCATTGATGACGGAGCGGAAAAAGCTGTACTTAAACGAGGTAAAAGTTTATTGCCAGTAGGGATTAAAGAAGTAGAAGGTCATTTTTCAAGCGGAGCTGTGGTAGATGTTTTTAATGAGAACGGACGACTTATCGGCCGGGGAAAGATCAATTATGATGCCGGTGATTTGTTGAAAATACTTGATTGCATTGACGGTATCGGTGGTGTAAAACAAAGGGAAGCGATTCATCGCGACCAATGGTTTTCGATTTTATAA
- a CDS encoding glutamate-5-semialdehyde dehydrogenase — translation MNEVVAKAEKAREISFTLAGVSTEKKNLALQTIADRIWEKRTDILQKNAEDVTNAKKNGHSSAIIDRLTLTEERLAGMVDAIRLLIKLEDPVGNVLSETTRPNGLQIKKVAVPLGVIAMIYEARPNVTIDAAALSIKTGNAILLRGSTSTIHSNKAIVAVIQEALIEAGLPEKTVQLIENPDRGVLSKLYTMKHHIDVLIPRGGKKLIETVVENARIPVLETGAGNCHVYIDESADKAMAISIVVNAKTQRPSVCNACETVLIHENWARKYFPALVKELNTNHVTLRGDHVAQQLSSEIGEATEQDWADEFLDLTLAVKIVPTINDALDHIEVYGTKHSEAIISETNENVALFFNKIDASTVYHNASTRFTDGFEFGFGAEIGISTQKLHVRGPMGLEALTTTKYHVYGEGQTK, via the coding sequence ATGAATGAAGTAGTTGCAAAAGCCGAAAAAGCGAGAGAAATATCCTTTACCTTGGCAGGGGTGTCGACTGAAAAAAAGAATCTAGCCTTACAAACAATTGCAGATCGGATTTGGGAAAAGCGAACTGACATTTTACAAAAAAATGCAGAAGATGTGACAAACGCCAAGAAAAATGGTCATTCTTCTGCTATTATCGATCGTTTAACCCTAACGGAAGAAAGATTAGCAGGAATGGTGGACGCCATACGCTTATTAATAAAGTTAGAAGATCCAGTGGGGAATGTTCTTTCAGAAACGACGCGACCTAACGGCTTGCAGATTAAAAAAGTAGCTGTGCCACTAGGAGTCATCGCTATGATTTATGAGGCGAGACCGAATGTTACCATCGATGCTGCTGCATTGTCTATTAAAACAGGGAATGCCATTTTGCTGAGAGGAAGTACGTCCACTATTCATTCTAATAAAGCGATCGTGGCCGTTATCCAAGAAGCACTAATAGAGGCCGGGCTTCCTGAAAAAACGGTGCAACTTATTGAAAACCCAGATAGAGGCGTGTTATCCAAACTTTATACGATGAAGCATCATATCGATGTCCTCATCCCTCGTGGAGGGAAAAAGCTCATTGAAACGGTTGTAGAAAACGCTCGTATTCCTGTCTTAGAAACTGGAGCAGGAAATTGTCACGTGTATATTGATGAAAGTGCCGATAAAGCAATGGCTATTTCAATCGTTGTCAACGCAAAAACACAACGACCTTCTGTCTGCAATGCATGTGAAACAGTCCTTATTCATGAAAACTGGGCTAGAAAGTACTTTCCAGCCCTCGTCAAAGAATTAAACACTAATCATGTCACCTTACGGGGGGATCATGTCGCTCAACAATTATCTTCAGAGATTGGCGAAGCAACAGAACAAGATTGGGCAGATGAATTTCTTGATTTAACGTTAGCCGTAAAAATTGTGCCGACGATTAACGACGCCCTTGATCATATTGAGGTTTACGGGACAAAGCATTCAGAAGCGATTATTTCAGAGACGAACGAAAATGTGGCGCTCTTTTTCAATAAAATTGATGCTTCTACTGTTTATCATAATGCCTCTACACGTTTTACAGACGGGTTTGAATTCGGTTTTGGTGCAGAAATAGGTATTAGCACACAAAAACTCCATGTGCGGGGACCAATGGGACTTGAGGCTTTAACAACAACGAAATACCATGTATATGGTGAGGGCCAAACGAAATAA
- the typA gene encoding translational GTPase TypA has translation MMTIRSDIRNIAIIAHVDHGKTTLVDELLKQSGTFRENEQVNERAMDNNDIEKERGITILAKNTAVDYEGVRVNILDTPGHADFGGEVERILKMVDGVLLVVDAFEGCMPQTRFVLKKALEQKLTPVLVVNKIDRPMARPEEVVDEVLDLFIELGADEDQLEFPVVYASAINGTASADSDPIKQDDNMRVLFNTVIETVPAPIDNSQEPFQFQVTMLDYNDYLGRIGVGRVFRGTIRKGDQAALVKRDGSIKTFRISKLFGFLGLKRLEIDEAKAGDLIAIAGIEDIMVGETICPSDNPDPMALVRIDEPTLQMTFLVNNSPFAGREGDHVTSRKIEARLLTQVETDVSLRVENTSSPDIWTVSGRGELHLSILIENLRREGYELQVSKPEVIIREIDGKPCEPFENAQVDVPEEYTGAVMESLGERKAELLNMVNKGDGQVRMDFLVPSRGLIGYTTEFMAQTKGYGILNHTFDSYQPVAQGYVGGRRQGVLVSMENGKATPYGMLQVEDRGILFVESGTEIYEGMIVGEHNRDNDLTVNITKMKQQTNIRSATKEQTVTMKKPRLLTLEEALEFLNEDEYCEVTPHSIRLRKKILDKSMREREEKRKKLAAKNN, from the coding sequence ATAATGACGATACGGTCAGACATAAGAAACATTGCGATCATCGCCCACGTAGACCATGGAAAAACAACACTCGTTGATGAACTGTTGAAACAATCAGGAACTTTCCGAGAAAATGAACAAGTGAACGAACGAGCCATGGACAATAATGATATTGAAAAGGAACGTGGTATCACTATTTTAGCGAAAAACACCGCCGTTGATTATGAAGGTGTTCGAGTTAATATTCTAGATACCCCTGGCCACGCTGACTTCGGTGGTGAGGTAGAACGAATTCTAAAAATGGTTGACGGTGTTTTATTAGTCGTAGATGCATTTGAAGGCTGTATGCCGCAAACGAGATTCGTCCTTAAAAAAGCGTTGGAACAAAAATTAACACCTGTTCTTGTCGTAAACAAGATTGACCGTCCGATGGCCCGTCCAGAAGAAGTTGTGGATGAAGTTCTTGACCTCTTCATTGAATTAGGAGCGGATGAAGATCAATTAGAATTCCCTGTGGTGTATGCTTCTGCTATTAATGGCACAGCTAGCGCTGATTCTGACCCTATCAAACAAGACGATAATATGCGCGTCCTCTTTAACACGGTGATTGAAACAGTTCCTGCACCTATTGATAACTCACAAGAACCGTTTCAATTCCAAGTAACGATGCTCGATTATAATGACTATTTAGGAAGAATTGGTGTTGGTCGTGTATTTAGAGGAACCATTCGCAAAGGTGATCAAGCGGCACTCGTGAAACGAGATGGTTCAATTAAAACGTTCAGAATATCAAAACTTTTCGGATTTCTTGGGTTAAAACGCCTTGAAATTGATGAAGCTAAAGCGGGCGATTTAATTGCCATTGCTGGTATTGAGGATATTATGGTCGGAGAAACCATTTGTCCATCCGATAATCCTGATCCGATGGCACTCGTGCGTATTGATGAGCCTACTTTGCAAATGACGTTCCTTGTGAATAACAGCCCATTTGCAGGTCGTGAAGGTGATCATGTCACAAGCCGTAAAATTGAAGCTCGTTTATTAACACAAGTGGAAACGGATGTAAGTCTCAGAGTGGAAAATACCAGCTCTCCAGACATTTGGACCGTATCAGGTCGTGGTGAACTTCACCTCTCCATCCTCATCGAAAACTTACGACGTGAAGGTTATGAACTTCAAGTGTCCAAGCCTGAAGTTATCATCCGAGAAATTGATGGGAAGCCATGTGAACCATTTGAGAACGCTCAAGTGGATGTACCTGAAGAATATACAGGTGCTGTCATGGAGTCTCTTGGGGAACGTAAAGCCGAACTGTTAAATATGGTCAATAAAGGTGACGGTCAAGTTAGAATGGACTTCTTAGTGCCATCAAGAGGCTTAATCGGTTATACGACTGAATTTATGGCTCAAACAAAAGGTTATGGTATTCTTAATCATACGTTTGATAGCTATCAGCCCGTAGCACAAGGGTATGTGGGCGGACGTCGCCAAGGTGTTCTAGTCTCCATGGAAAATGGTAAAGCAACTCCTTATGGGATGCTGCAAGTGGAGGATCGTGGCATCCTTTTTGTGGAATCCGGTACTGAAATTTATGAAGGAATGATTGTCGGCGAGCACAATCGGGATAATGACTTGACTGTTAATATTACAAAAATGAAACAACAGACGAATATTCGGTCTGCAACGAAAGAACAAACAGTTACCATGAAAAAACCACGGCTTTTAACACTTGAAGAAGCGTTAGAATTTTTAAATGAGGATGAATATTGTGAGGTTACCCCTCACTCTATCCGATTACGTAAAAAAATTCTTGATAAAAGTATGCGTGAACGAGAAGAGAAAAGAAAGAAACTTGCTGCTAAAAACAATTAA
- the ectA gene encoding diaminobutyrate acetyltransferase, whose translation MSKNTTAVIETFSLEQPTKEDGQAMWALAKNTTLDLNSAYKYIMMAEYFSETCVVAKERDEVVGFITGFIQPEHPDVIFIWQVGVDSSQRGKGVASKMLNDILQRKVCENVRYVEATITEENKASQSLFKRLARDHDTAYEVKECFPEEIFPEEGQKAEYTYRIGPFSK comes from the coding sequence ATGAGCAAAAACACAACGGCAGTAATTGAAACATTTTCGTTAGAGCAGCCAACTAAAGAAGATGGGCAGGCTATGTGGGCATTAGCCAAAAACACCACTCTTGATTTGAACTCAGCTTATAAGTACATTATGATGGCCGAGTACTTCTCTGAGACGTGTGTGGTTGCTAAAGAACGAGATGAAGTCGTTGGTTTCATCACAGGTTTTATTCAGCCTGAACACCCAGATGTGATTTTCATCTGGCAAGTCGGTGTAGATTCATCTCAACGCGGTAAAGGCGTTGCCTCAAAAATGTTAAACGACATACTCCAGCGTAAAGTATGTGAAAATGTTCGTTATGTTGAGGCGACAATCACTGAAGAGAACAAAGCCTCTCAGTCTTTATTTAAACGACTGGCACGAGATCACGATACAGCTTATGAAGTGAAGGAATGCTTTCCGGAAGAGATATTTCCCGAGGAAGGCCAAAAAGCTGAATATACGTATCGTATTGGACCTTTTTCCAAGTAA
- the ectB gene encoding diaminobutyrate--2-oxoglutarate transaminase gives MTKNYLEIIEEHESCVRSYVRSFPTVFTQARGYKMWNEDGKEYIDFFSGAGALNYGHNEPNMKKKLVEYILDDGITHSLDKATEAKSEFLHKFHEVILQPRNLDYKVMFPGPTGTNTVESALKLARKVTGRTEVISFTNGFHGMTIGALSVTGNSMKRKGAGIPLHHSVTMPYDQFVNENDEMDTLAYLERFLDDNGSGVSIPAAIILETVQGEGGLNVARFEWLNKLDAICKKWGILLIIDDVQAGVGRTGTFFSFEPADIKPDIVCLSKSIGGYGLPLALTLINPKLDKWKPGEHNGTFRGNNHAFITATEALSYWEDPKFEKSIQDKAVKITDFLTNMVEKYPEIKGFVKGRGFMQGISSDIDGFSEKVCENAFNHGLIMETAGGHDQVFKLFPAINIDEEGLEKGFELIERSIQDTIKQMKLEKETVTN, from the coding sequence ATGACTAAAAACTATTTAGAAATTATCGAAGAGCACGAATCATGTGTAAGAAGTTATGTGAGAAGTTTTCCAACAGTTTTTACTCAAGCTAGAGGTTATAAGATGTGGAACGAAGACGGAAAAGAATATATTGACTTCTTTTCTGGAGCTGGAGCCCTAAACTATGGACATAATGAGCCGAACATGAAGAAAAAATTAGTAGAATACATCCTTGATGATGGTATTACTCACTCTTTAGATAAGGCAACGGAAGCAAAAAGTGAATTTCTTCACAAATTTCACGAGGTTATCCTTCAACCAAGGAACCTCGATTACAAAGTGATGTTTCCTGGACCAACAGGCACGAATACGGTTGAAAGTGCTTTGAAATTGGCACGAAAAGTGACAGGTCGAACAGAAGTCATCAGTTTCACGAATGGGTTTCATGGGATGACGATCGGCGCTCTATCAGTCACTGGTAATTCAATGAAACGAAAAGGTGCTGGCATACCATTACACCACTCTGTCACCATGCCATACGACCAATTTGTTAACGAAAATGATGAGATGGATACACTCGCCTACCTAGAGAGATTTTTAGATGATAACGGCAGTGGTGTCTCCATTCCAGCAGCGATTATCCTTGAAACCGTTCAAGGTGAAGGCGGCCTTAATGTTGCACGTTTTGAATGGCTTAATAAATTAGATGCTATATGCAAAAAATGGGGTATTCTTCTCATTATTGACGATGTGCAAGCTGGTGTCGGCCGGACAGGAACTTTCTTTTCGTTTGAACCCGCTGATATTAAGCCTGATATTGTGTGCTTGTCTAAATCTATCGGCGGCTACGGTCTCCCTCTTGCACTAACATTAATTAATCCTAAATTAGATAAGTGGAAGCCTGGCGAGCATAATGGGACATTCCGTGGTAATAATCATGCCTTTATTACTGCCACAGAGGCTTTAAGTTATTGGGAAGATCCGAAATTTGAAAAGAGTATTCAAGATAAAGCAGTTAAAATCACAGATTTCCTCACTAACATGGTAGAAAAATATCCTGAGATAAAAGGGTTCGTTAAAGGAAGAGGCTTTATGCAAGGAATCTCTTCTGACATTGACGGCTTTAGTGAAAAAGTTTGCGAGAATGCTTTTAACCATGGGCTAATTATGGAAACAGCCGGTGGACATGATCAAGTATTCAAGTTATTCCCTGCTATTAACATTGACGAAGAAGGATTAGAAAAAGGGTTTGAACTCATTGAACGAAGCATACAAGATACCATTAAACAAATGAAACTTGAAAAAGAAACAGTCACCAATTAA
- a CDS encoding ectoine synthase codes for MKVVKLEDIIGTDQEVKGGNWTSRRLILKKDNMGYSVHDTTIKAGTETHIWYKNHLEAVYCIEGDGEVETLSDNKIHPISANTLYALDEHDEHLLRANTDMRMVCVFNPPITGQEVHNEEGVYELVDED; via the coding sequence ATGAAAGTTGTTAAACTAGAAGATATTATAGGAACAGATCAAGAAGTTAAAGGTGGTAACTGGACGAGTCGTCGACTTATTCTTAAAAAAGATAATATGGGGTATTCAGTCCATGATACGACCATTAAAGCTGGAACAGAAACGCATATTTGGTACAAAAATCACCTCGAAGCTGTTTATTGTATTGAAGGTGACGGTGAAGTGGAAACATTGTCTGATAATAAAATCCACCCTATTTCAGCCAATACACTCTATGCCTTAGATGAACATGATGAGCACTTACTTCGTGCAAATACCGATATGAGAATGGTCTGTGTATTTAACCCACCTATTACAGGTCAAGAAGTTCATAACGAAGAAGGCGTTTATGAACTAGTTGACGAAGATTAA
- a CDS encoding AbrB family transcriptional regulator: protein MIYTGLACWLILLSFGFEILLESMTSMDLPTALLSTAPGGLVEMVLTASIVGADPAIVTVLQLTRVMIIILVAPSALKWYFSRK, encoded by the coding sequence ATTATATACACAGGGCTCGCTTGTTGGCTGATACTTTTGTCATTTGGTTTTGAAATTTTGCTTGAGTCAATGACATCGATGGATTTGCCGACAGCATTATTAAGCACAGCACCAGGTGGATTAGTGGAGATGGTGTTAACCGCCTCGATCGTTGGTGCTGACCCGGCAATTGTGACAGTGTTACAGTTAACGCGCGTTATGATCATTATTTTAGTTGCTCCAAGTGCGTTAAAATGGTATTTTTCTCGAAAATAA
- a CDS encoding thiol-disulfide oxidoreductase DCC family protein: MEKRDIILFDGVCHLCQSSVQFIIKRDPENYFAFASLQSDIAKHLIEQKEMTEESNSVVLIKTNGKSYKNSSAALRIAKELKGVWKLASILLIIPVFIRDPIYRFIAHHRYMWFGKSEKCMVPTPSQRRRFLD, from the coding sequence GTGGAAAAAAGAGATATTATCTTGTTCGACGGTGTTTGTCATTTATGCCAATCAAGTGTTCAATTTATTATAAAACGCGATCCAGAAAATTACTTTGCCTTTGCCTCGTTACAAAGTGACATCGCTAAACATTTAATCGAACAAAAGGAGATGACTGAGGAGTCTAACAGCGTTGTCCTAATTAAAACAAACGGAAAATCATATAAGAATTCTTCCGCCGCCCTTCGAATTGCAAAAGAGTTAAAAGGAGTATGGAAACTAGCATCCATTCTACTTATTATCCCTGTGTTTATTCGCGATCCTATCTACCGATTTATTGCTCATCACAGATACATGTGGTTTGGAAAATCTGAAAAATGCATGGTGCCGACACCTTCACAGCGACGACGCTTTCTAGACTAA
- a CDS encoding cobalamin-binding protein: MRLISICPSNTELAAYAGLADHLVGVDNYSDWPSNKLTGLERLGPDLNINIDKLEALNPDLVLASETVPGMEKNIKELQKRGLPYVIVPSPKTLSDIGRQLLWIGEKTGYKEKSLKAYEKFNYWLNHYKDLSASVEKKKTIYWEWWAKPIFTPGHSNWLTEMSELAGGINIFADHPQASVKTTWDEVSNRNPDVMAIIWVGVQKQKVNRQVLEKRPDWQSLKATTSNNVYILDEPFFCRPSPRLLIGLMQLANMLHPHVYPTFAEGVDPMFTD, translated from the coding sequence ATGCGTTTAATCTCTATTTGCCCAAGTAATACAGAACTTGCTGCTTATGCAGGATTAGCTGATCATCTTGTAGGTGTCGATAATTATTCTGATTGGCCTTCTAATAAATTAACTGGTCTAGAAAGGCTGGGTCCAGATCTGAATATTAATATAGATAAGTTAGAAGCGTTAAATCCGGATCTCGTGTTAGCCTCTGAGACGGTACCTGGAATGGAAAAAAATATTAAAGAGTTACAAAAAAGAGGGCTCCCTTATGTCATCGTTCCGTCGCCTAAAACATTATCTGATATTGGCAGACAATTGTTATGGATTGGGGAGAAGACAGGGTATAAAGAGAAAAGTTTAAAGGCTTATGAAAAATTTAATTATTGGCTTAATCACTATAAAGATTTAAGTGCTTCCGTAGAAAAAAAGAAAACGATCTACTGGGAATGGTGGGCCAAGCCCATTTTTACCCCTGGTCACTCTAATTGGCTAACGGAAATGTCTGAATTAGCAGGAGGCATAAATATATTTGCCGATCATCCTCAAGCCAGTGTAAAAACGACATGGGACGAGGTGTCTAACCGTAATCCAGACGTGATGGCCATCATATGGGTCGGCGTTCAGAAACAAAAAGTTAATCGTCAAGTGTTGGAGAAGCGACCTGATTGGCAATCTTTAAAAGCTACCACATCAAACAACGTCTATATCCTTGATGAACCATTCTTTTGTCGTCCATCACCACGCTTATTAATTGGGCTAATGCAACTAGCCAACATGCTACATCCTCATGTATATCCAACATTTGCTGAAGGTGTAGACCCGATGTTTACCGATTAG
- a CDS encoding 5'-3' exonuclease, whose product MSDKTLLLIDGFNLLSRGYFATAYGKSDDQLSKNDQGQYINAVRVFFQKLFQLTRQYPITHISVAWDGKRQDTTRNQQYAFYKAQRQDLPEPLVEQYHLTKELLDELNVHQLAVSGYEADDIIGAFSTLWTESGFGQTYIYSNDRDLFQLLNPTTAQIISKKKQEIVYTDEAFQAEYDITPAQWVDVKALLGDASDNIPGCPGVGEKSALPLIRQYGDLKQVFKNVDSLDPAFNRYKKKLREGEETTWISYELSQIITVIEDVTAVDHSELEVIWDEAHTLQTMNTKGIKVKIR is encoded by the coding sequence ATGAGTGATAAAACATTGTTATTAATTGACGGATTTAATTTATTAAGTAGAGGCTATTTTGCAACTGCGTATGGAAAATCAGATGACCAATTGTCCAAAAATGATCAAGGTCAGTATATTAATGCTGTGCGTGTTTTCTTTCAAAAATTATTTCAATTAACGCGACAATACCCTATAACGCATATTTCTGTGGCATGGGATGGGAAACGTCAGGATACGACTCGTAATCAGCAATATGCGTTTTATAAGGCACAGCGACAAGATTTACCGGAGCCGCTGGTCGAACAGTACCATTTAACGAAAGAGCTATTAGACGAATTAAACGTCCATCAATTAGCTGTGTCAGGCTATGAGGCGGATGATATCATCGGGGCGTTTTCGACATTATGGACAGAAAGTGGTTTTGGGCAAACGTATATTTATAGTAACGATAGGGACTTATTTCAACTGCTTAATCCTACAACCGCTCAGATTATTTCTAAGAAAAAACAGGAAATCGTCTATACCGATGAGGCATTTCAAGCAGAGTATGATATTACACCTGCTCAATGGGTTGATGTAAAAGCGTTACTTGGAGACGCTAGTGATAATATCCCCGGTTGCCCTGGTGTAGGAGAAAAATCTGCGTTACCCCTTATTCGACAGTATGGAGATCTTAAACAAGTGTTTAAAAATGTCGATTCATTGGATCCTGCATTTAATCGTTATAAGAAAAAACTTCGTGAAGGGGAAGAAACTACCTGGATCAGTTACGAACTCTCGCAAATTATCACAGTTATTGAAGATGTAACAGCAGTCGACCATAGTGAACTTGAAGTTATATGGGACGAAGCTCATACATTACAAACGATGAATACTAAAGGAATTAAAGTAAAGATAAGATGA
- a CDS encoding DNA-deoxyinosine glycosylase, which produces MTNRQSLQPVIASGAKVLLLGSMPGEQSLLKQEYYGHPRNHFWPLMSDLLNVDLTTTSYRYKCQQLIVHGIALWDVIASCEREGSLDSAIRHEKANDIKGLLQQYPTIRWIGLNGTKAYQSFLTYKKKVNLPELPFTKLPSTSPVPGKNVKSYEEKVEAWREMSHYL; this is translated from the coding sequence ATGACTAACCGCCAATCGCTGCAGCCCGTTATCGCTTCTGGTGCAAAAGTTCTGTTGCTCGGTTCCATGCCTGGGGAGCAGTCGCTCTTAAAGCAAGAGTACTACGGGCACCCCCGAAATCATTTTTGGCCACTTATGAGTGACCTTCTTAATGTGGATCTTACAACGACTTCATACCGTTATAAATGTCAACAACTCATCGTACACGGTATCGCGTTATGGGATGTGATTGCCAGCTGTGAAAGAGAAGGAAGTCTCGATTCAGCTATTCGACATGAAAAAGCAAATGACATTAAAGGGTTGTTGCAGCAATATCCAACGATTCGCTGGATCGGGTTAAACGGGACGAAAGCGTACCAGTCTTTTCTAACATACAAGAAAAAGGTTAATTTGCCAGAGTTGCCGTTTACGAAGCTACCATCTACAAGTCCTGTGCCAGGAAAAAACGTGAAGTCTTATGAAGAGAAGGTAGAGGCTTGGCGAGAAATGAGTCATTACTTATAA
- a CDS encoding DUF6884 domain-containing protein translates to MSELCIIPCGNKKIWSKHPNLEAVAASDAYISTFHRLCRAYAEKFFTQYVILSAKHGFLFAEDHVPGPYNVSFSMKSSDVISTETLRKQFENKRLHNYDHYTILTGKKYVPVINRVIDDRKDIEFPLLDYQGIGFMQQALKHALESNEPLHGKKIKKP, encoded by the coding sequence ATGAGTGAATTGTGTATTATTCCATGTGGTAACAAAAAGATTTGGAGCAAACACCCTAACCTGGAGGCAGTAGCAGCTTCTGATGCCTATATTAGTACGTTTCACAGGCTCTGTAGAGCATATGCAGAAAAATTTTTTACCCAATACGTTATTTTATCTGCTAAACATGGCTTTCTTTTTGCAGAGGATCATGTTCCTGGGCCATACAATGTCAGCTTCTCCATGAAATCTTCAGATGTTATCTCCACAGAAACGTTAAGAAAACAATTTGAAAATAAAAGATTACACAATTATGACCACTATACCATTTTAACAGGAAAAAAATATGTTCCAGTCATAAATCGTGTTATAGATGATAGAAAAGACATAGAATTTCCTTTATTAGATTACCAGGGAATCGGATTTATGCAACAAGCATTAAAGCATGCGCTAGAAAGTAATGAACCTCTTCATGGAAAGAAGATAAAAAAGCCATGA